Genomic segment of Fibrobacter sp. UWEL:
AAGTATTTTAAGAATATGGTGGCGCAAGAAATTGATGGCGATGTTCGCTTTCTTACAAAGTGTGGTGAAAATATCTGGTGGTATGATGGCGAGTGCGTTGAATTTCGCACCCCGAATTATGGCCGTATTTTGAACCTTATGCAAAGTGAACCGGTTTTGACGCTAGCCGATATTCAGCGAAAACTTGGTATTCGAATTTCAGCGGTTAACAAGCTGGTTCAGCACCTTCTTGATTGTCATTATATTGAACGCGGAAATGATGTTGGCAAATGGCATGTGTTTATCGTGCCGTCAGTTTAGAGACTTTGCAATATTAGAAATGCGAAAAAAGGACCTGAGTTTTCTCAGGTCCTTTCTGTTTCTAGATCCTTCGCTAACGCTCAGGATGACACCGTGAGGCGCATGGTCTCCGCGATGTTCTAATTAGGAATTACTAGCAACCTTCACAGCTTCGATGGTCTTCAGTACGGAGCCGTCTTCGATAGCCTTCATGGCCATGTCGTAGCCTTCCTTGATGGTGGCGGCCTTCTTGCTGATGTAGAGGGCGGCGCCAGCGTTCAAGGCGCAAGCATACTTGATGCCCGGGCGGCCCTTGCCGTTGAGCAAGTCCAAGCCCAGCTGGAAGTTTTCTTCGCCAGTGCCACCGGCCAAGTCGTCTTCGTCCACAGCGGGAACGCCGAAGTCCTTGGGGTCGATGCGGTAAGTCTTGTACACGCCATCTTCCAGGATTTCTGCGATGGTGGTGGGAACGCAGGGAGAAATTTCATCGTAGCCGTCGTCGCTCAATGCCACCATCACACGCTTTGCGCCAAGAGCCTTAGCAGCCTTGGTGAAAGGTTCCAGCACAGCTTCGCTGTACACGCCCAGGCAGAGGTACTTGGCTTCTGCGGGGTTGGTGAGAGGTCCAATCAGGTTCATGATAGTCTTGATGCCAAGGCATGCGCGGACGGGGCCTGCGAAACGCATAGCGCTGTGGTACACGGGAGCCATGAGGAATACGAAGCCGGTCTTTTCCAGAACTTCGGCTGCCTTTTCCGGAGTCATGTCCAGCTTGAAGCCTGCAGCGGTGTAGAAGTTTGCTGCACCGGACTTACTGGAGACTGCACGGTTGCCGTGCTTTGCAATCTTACAGCCGCAAGTTGCTGCGATAAGGCCAGACATGGAGCTCACATTGAAGCTGCCCTTGCCGTCGCCACCGGTACCCACGATGTCGGTGAGTTCATCACCAGCCAAGGGGAACTTTCTCTTCTTCTTGCTCAGTACTGCGGCGCAGCCGGCGATTTCGTCGGAGACGGGGCCCTTGCAGGAAAGTGCAGTAAGGATTGCTGCCATCTGGCGTTCGTCCATGATGCCGTCGGTCAGGTCGTCCATGAACAGTTCTGCAGTTTCGCGGGAAAGGTCCTTGCCTTCCATGAGGGTGTTCAAGATGCCGCGGACGTTCAGCGGTTCACGACGGTAGTTGAGGAATGCCTTGAAGAATTCAGCTTCCTTGCCGCTGGCGATGGATTCCGGATGGAACTGGACGCCTTCGATATCCATGGTCTTGTGACGGATGCCCATGATGTCGCCGTCGTCGGCGCGGGCGGTCACTTCGAATTCCGGCGGGAGAGTAGCTTCGTCGATGACCAGGCTGTGGTAACGGGTGAAGGGATTCTTCTTGCCGATGGTGCGGAACAGGCCCTTGCCGTCGGTGTTGATGTCTTCAACAATACCGTGCTTAATGAACTTTGCGCCAACGATCTTTGCGCCGAAAGCGTACCCGATGGCCTGATGGCCGAGGCACACACCCAGAATGGGGAGCTTGCCTGCGAAGTGCTTGATGGCTTCAACGGAAATGCCTGCGTCTTCGGGACGGCCCGGACCCGGGCTCACAATGATGCGGCTGGGGTTCAAAGCTTCGATATCGGCAATGGTGCATTCCTTGCTGCGGAGCACGCGAATTTCTTCGGTGGTGATCTTTGCCAGAGCCTGGTAAACGTTATAAGTAAAAGAGTCGTAGTTGTCGATGAGTACGATCATTATTTGGTTCCCTCCAGGACTGCGCGGACAGCACCCAGCTTTTCGTTAGTTTCTTCGAATTCACGTTCTGCGTTGGAAGCGGCCACGATACCGCCACCGGCCTGCAGGCTGATCTTCTTGCCCTGCTTCAAACAGCAGCGGATAGAAATGCAGAAGTCCAGGTCGCCATCGGATTCAATGTAGCCCACAGCACCGGCGTAGAAACGACGCTTGATGCTTTCGAGACCGGAGAGAATTTCGATTGCGCTGATCTTGGGGGCGCCGCTAACGGTACCAGCAGGGAAGCTGGAGCGGAGTACTTCAATAGACTTCTTGAGGGGGCTGACCTTGCCCTGAACGTCGGAAACCAGGTGGATCACATGGCTGTACTTTTCGCATTCCATGTACTTCACGGTGTTCACGGTGCCGGCGGAGCAGACGCGGCCCAAGTCGTTACGTGCCAAGTCCACCAGCATCAGGTGTTCTGCGCGTTCCTTGGGGTCGGCCTTCAGTTCCTTCATCAATTCTTCATCTTCCAGGTCGTTCTTGCCACGGCGGCGAGTACCTGCGATGGGGTGGATGGTTGCGATACCTTCGCGAACGCGGACCAGGCTTTCGGGAGATGCGCCAATGAACTGGTGGGTACCGTAATCCAGGTAGAACATGTACGGGGACGGGTTCACAGAACGGAGGCGACGGTAGATGTCCAGAGCCTCGATGTCGCTTTCGAACTGGATGCGGCGAGAAGGCACTGCCTGAACAATGTTACCGGCCACGATGTGCTTCTGCAGTTCGTTAACCTTGTGAGTGTATTCTTCCTTGGACTTGGAAAGATCGGTAATGGTAACGCCCTTGGCCACTTCCTGTTCCGGAGCCAGGTAGCTGAAGTCCATGTCAGAAAGACGCTTCTTCACGTTCTCAATAGCGGCAGGAAGGTCGATCTGGTGTTCTTCGTAGTTCAGTGCGAACAGGTGAAGCTTTTCGGTGTAGTGGTCGAACACGATGTAGATGTGACCCACCATGAATTCGGCTTCGGGAATGTTCAGCTCATCAACCTGGGGGGCCAGGTGAATCGTATCGCAGCGTGCGCAGAATTCGTAGCCCAGGTAGCCTACGCCAGAAGAGGGAATAGGAATCTGGTTAGGGGGAACGGTGTTTTCTGCGGAAATCTTCATGAGGGCGTCGAGAATGTCGCCTTCGCCTTCCTTGAGAAAGACGCTTTCCTTGCCGTCGATAACGATGGAAACGTCCTTTTCGTTCTGACGGAGACGGAAGCCTTCGTCCACCATCAGGGTGGAGTAGCGGCTCTTGCCGTGGGCGAAGCTGGCGGATTCAAAGATTGCCTTTGCGCCCAATTTCTTGCCCAGGGAGAACGGGGTATAGCGTTCTGCCGGGAGGGCGACGTAAATGCTGTCGGTACGAGGTTCAGTCATTTTTTAGTCCTTGGTTCTTAAAACCATTTTTTTTCAGTTCAAATTTAGTTTTTTAGGCTTTTTGAATCTGGAGGACTTTGACTTTTGGGGAGCTATAAACCGCAAAAAATAAGGGCCTCCAGGAGTCTGGAAGCCATCAGTTTGCTTTTGCATTTGCCTTTACTTTTGCTTGCGCTTTTTGTTTTACGCTAGGTGTAAGATGTATGCCTTAATGACCAGACTCTATGTTTAGAGGCTGCGCCACCATCGGCCATCGAAGTTGACCTTCAATGCAACTGTAAGGGCATTATTCATCTTCATGTACCAAATAATACGAAACGAAAAAAACATCGGCAAGGGATTCTTTCAAAAAAAATGAAAAAAGCCCTCGGGTAACCGAGAGCTTGGATTTTGAAAAAACGTATTGAATGATCCGTCTTCCGTGAACCGTAACGGTCTTAGAAAGTAAATCCGGTAAATACGTTGTTGCTCAGGAAGGGTAGCACGCCCAGCAGGAGGGTGGCAATCAGGAGAGCAATGATTGCAATACGCTGGCGCTTTACCATGCGGATAGGAGAGAGTTCTCCTTCGGCTTCGTCTGCCCAGGCGCTCTTGATGACCTGCAAGTAGTAGAACAGAGCCAGCACGTTGTTCAGCACAGCGAAGGCCACTACGAAATAGTGTCCGGTAGATGCACCGCTGAAGAACAGGTGGAACTTTCCGAAGAAACCTGCAAGGGGCGGAATACCGGCAAGGCT
This window contains:
- a CDS encoding anthranilate synthase component I family protein, which produces MTEPRTDSIYVALPAERYTPFSLGKKLGAKAIFESASFAHGKSRYSTLMVDEGFRLRQNEKDVSIVIDGKESVFLKEGEGDILDALMKISAENTVPPNQIPIPSSGVGYLGYEFCARCDTIHLAPQVDELNIPEAEFMVGHIYIVFDHYTEKLHLFALNYEEHQIDLPAAIENVKKRLSDMDFSYLAPEQEVAKGVTITDLSKSKEEYTHKVNELQKHIVAGNIVQAVPSRRIQFESDIEALDIYRRLRSVNPSPYMFYLDYGTHQFIGASPESLVRVREGIATIHPIAGTRRRGKNDLEDEELMKELKADPKERAEHLMLVDLARNDLGRVCSAGTVNTVKYMECEKYSHVIHLVSDVQGKVSPLKKSIEVLRSSFPAGTVSGAPKISAIEILSGLESIKRRFYAGAVGYIESDGDLDFCISIRCCLKQGKKISLQAGGGIVAASNAEREFEETNEKLGAVRAVLEGTK
- a CDS encoding bifunctional anthranilate synthase component II/anthranilate phosphoribosyltransferase, with the protein product MIVLIDNYDSFTYNVYQALAKITTEEIRVLRSKECTIADIEALNPSRIIVSPGPGRPEDAGISVEAIKHFAGKLPILGVCLGHQAIGYAFGAKIVGAKFIKHGIVEDINTDGKGLFRTIGKKNPFTRYHSLVIDEATLPPEFEVTARADDGDIMGIRHKTMDIEGVQFHPESIASGKEAEFFKAFLNYRREPLNVRGILNTLMEGKDLSRETAELFMDDLTDGIMDERQMAAILTALSCKGPVSDEIAGCAAVLSKKKRKFPLAGDELTDIVGTGGDGKGSFNVSSMSGLIAATCGCKIAKHGNRAVSSKSGAANFYTAAGFKLDMTPEKAAEVLEKTGFVFLMAPVYHSAMRFAGPVRACLGIKTIMNLIGPLTNPAEAKYLCLGVYSEAVLEPFTKAAKALGAKRVMVALSDDGYDEISPCVPTTIAEILEDGVYKTYRIDPKDFGVPAVDEDDLAGGTGEENFQLGLDLLNGKGRPGIKYACALNAGAALYISKKAATIKEGYDMAMKAIEDGSVLKTIEAVKVASNS